In the genome of Streptomyces collinus, one region contains:
- a CDS encoding DUF6274 family protein, producing MAAAARHETRALLRAHLSAASSYRHLTRHCPICHHLLRLALESAPRAAQGAARAQEDESPAPA from the coding sequence ATGGCGGCAGCGGCGAGGCACGAGACGCGGGCTCTGCTGCGCGCGCACCTGTCGGCCGCGTCGTCGTACCGGCATCTCACCCGGCACTGCCCGATCTGCCATCACCTGCTGCGGCTGGCGTTGGAGTCCGCGCCGCGTGCGGCCCAGGGCGCGGCCCGGGCCCAGGAGGACGAGAGCCCGGCACCGGCATGA
- the bldC gene encoding developmental transcriptional regulator BldC, whose translation MTARTPDAEPLLTPAEVATMFRVDPKTVTRWAKAGKLTSIRTLGGHRRYREAEVRALLAGIPQQRSEA comes from the coding sequence ATGACCGCTCGCACCCCTGATGCCGAGCCGCTGCTGACCCCGGCTGAGGTCGCCACCATGTTCCGTGTGGACCCGAAGACGGTCACGCGGTGGGCGAAGGCCGGCAAGCTCACGTCGATCCGCACGCTCGGCGGGCATCGGCGCTACCGCGAGGCCGAGGTCCGCGCTCTGCTCGCGGGCATCCCGCAGCAGCGCAGCGAGGCCTGA
- a CDS encoding Leu/Phe/Val dehydrogenase, with amino-acid sequence MTDVTGAPADVLHTLFHSDQGGHEQVVLCQDRASGLKAVIALHSTALGPGLGGTRFYPYANEAEAVADALNLARGMSYKNAMAGLDHGGGKAVIIGDPEKIKTEELLLAYGRFVASLGGRYVTACDVGTYVADMDVVARECRWTTGRSPENGGAGDSSVLTAYGVYQGMRASAQHLWGDPSLRGKRVGIAGVGKVGHHLVEHLRAEGAEVVITDVREDAVGRILAAHPTGVTAVADTATLIRAEGLDIYAPCALGGALNDDTVPALTAKVVCGAANNQLAHPGVEKDLADRGILYAPDYVVNAGGVIQVADELHGFDFDRCKAKASKIFDTTLAIFARAKEDGIPPAAAADRIAEQRMHDAALARRAR; translated from the coding sequence GTGACCGACGTAACCGGCGCACCTGCTGATGTACTGCACACCCTGTTCCACTCGGACCAGGGCGGACATGAGCAAGTCGTGCTCTGCCAGGACCGCGCGAGCGGCCTCAAGGCCGTCATCGCCCTCCACTCCACCGCTCTGGGCCCCGGGCTCGGCGGTACGCGCTTCTACCCGTACGCGAACGAGGCCGAGGCCGTCGCCGACGCGCTGAACCTCGCCCGCGGGATGTCGTACAAGAACGCCATGGCCGGTCTCGACCACGGCGGCGGCAAGGCCGTGATCATCGGCGACCCGGAGAAGATCAAGACCGAGGAGCTCCTCCTCGCCTACGGCCGGTTCGTCGCCTCCCTGGGCGGGCGCTACGTCACGGCCTGCGACGTCGGCACGTACGTCGCCGACATGGACGTCGTGGCGCGCGAGTGCCGCTGGACGACCGGCCGCTCGCCGGAGAACGGCGGCGCCGGCGACTCCTCCGTCCTCACCGCCTACGGCGTCTACCAGGGCATGCGGGCTTCCGCGCAGCATCTGTGGGGCGACCCCTCGCTGCGCGGGAAGCGGGTCGGCATCGCGGGCGTGGGCAAGGTCGGCCACCACCTGGTGGAGCACCTGCGGGCCGAGGGCGCCGAGGTCGTCATCACGGACGTGCGCGAGGACGCCGTGGGCCGGATCCTCGCCGCACACCCGACGGGTGTCACGGCCGTCGCCGACACCGCGACCCTGATCCGCGCCGAGGGCCTCGACATCTACGCCCCCTGCGCCCTCGGCGGTGCCCTGAACGACGACACGGTGCCCGCGCTGACCGCCAAGGTGGTCTGCGGCGCCGCCAACAACCAGCTCGCCCACCCGGGCGTGGAGAAGGACCTCGCGGACCGCGGGATCCTCTACGCGCCGGACTACGTGGTGAACGCGGGCGGGGTCATCCAGGTCGCCGACGAGCTGCACGGCTTCGACTTCGACCGGTGCAAGGCGAAGGCGTCGAAGATCTTCGACACCACGCTGGCCATATTCGCACGTGCGAAGGAGGACGGCATTCCGCCGGCCGCGGCGGCCGACCGGATCGCCGAGCAGCGGATGCACGACGCGGCCCTGGCCCGCCGGGCGCGCTGA
- a CDS encoding DUF3073 domain-containing protein produces MGRGRAKAKQTKVARQLKYNSGGTDLSRLAEELGASPSNPQPPNGEPFEDDEDDDLYARYADLYEDDDDEDDQSSQHRRGA; encoded by the coding sequence ATGGGGCGCGGCCGGGCCAAGGCCAAGCAGACGAAGGTCGCCCGCCAGCTGAAGTACAACAGCGGTGGGACTGACCTCTCACGCCTGGCCGAGGAGCTGGGTGCATCGCCTTCGAATCCGCAGCCGCCTAACGGCGAGCCGTTCGAAGACGATGAGGACGACGACCTGTACGCACGGTACGCCGACCTCTACGAGGACGACGACGACGAGGACGACCAGTCCTCGCAGCATCGTCGCGGCGCTTGA
- the purM gene encoding phosphoribosylformylglycinamidine cyclo-ligase: MPDTTGASYAAAGVDIEAGDRAVELMKEWVKKAQRPEVLGGLGGFAGLFDASALKNYERPLLVSATDGVGTKVDIARQLGVYDSIGHDLVAMVMDDIVVCGAEPLFMTDYICVGKVHPERVAAIVKGIAEGCVLAGCALVGGETAEHPGLLGEDDFDVAGAGTGVVEADRLLGADRIRTGDAVIAMASSGLHSNGYSLVRHVLLNQAGLALDAHIEELGRTLGEELLEPTKIYSLDCLALMRTTEVHAFSHVTGGGLAANLARVIPDGLHAIVDRSTWTPAPIFDLVGRTGSVERLELEKTLNMGVGMIAIVPQESVDVALATLTDRGVDAWVAGEITDRGEHPTGAALIGDYAS, encoded by the coding sequence ATGCCTGACACAACTGGTGCCAGCTACGCAGCCGCGGGCGTCGACATCGAAGCGGGCGACCGCGCCGTCGAACTCATGAAGGAGTGGGTGAAGAAGGCCCAGCGCCCCGAGGTCCTCGGCGGCCTCGGCGGCTTCGCCGGCCTCTTCGACGCCTCGGCCCTGAAGAACTACGAGCGCCCCCTGCTGGTCTCCGCCACGGACGGAGTCGGCACCAAGGTCGACATCGCCCGCCAGTTGGGCGTTTACGACAGCATCGGCCACGACCTGGTCGCCATGGTCATGGACGACATCGTGGTCTGCGGCGCCGAGCCGCTGTTCATGACCGACTACATCTGCGTCGGCAAGGTCCACCCCGAGCGGGTCGCCGCCATCGTCAAGGGCATCGCCGAGGGCTGTGTGCTCGCCGGCTGCGCCTTGGTCGGCGGCGAGACGGCCGAGCACCCGGGCCTGCTGGGCGAGGACGACTTCGACGTCGCCGGCGCCGGCACGGGCGTCGTGGAGGCCGACCGGCTGCTCGGCGCGGATCGCATCCGTACGGGTGACGCGGTGATCGCCATGGCGTCCTCCGGGCTTCACTCGAACGGGTACTCCCTCGTCCGCCACGTCCTGCTGAACCAGGCGGGCCTGGCGCTGGACGCGCACATCGAGGAACTCGGCCGCACCCTCGGCGAGGAGCTGCTGGAGCCGACGAAGATCTACTCGCTGGACTGCCTGGCCCTGATGCGCACCACCGAGGTGCACGCCTTCAGCCACGTCACCGGCGGCGGGCTCGCGGCCAACCTGGCGCGGGTCATCCCGGACGGCCTGCACGCGATCGTGGACCGCTCCACGTGGACGCCAGCCCCGATCTTCGACCTCGTCGGCCGGACGGGCAGCGTCGAGCGCCTGGAGCTCGAGAAGACCCTGAACATGGGCGTCGGCATGATCGCGATCGTGCCCCAGGAGTCCGTGGACGTGGCCCTGGCGACCCTCACCGACCGCGGCGTGGACGCCTGGGTGGCCGGAGAGATCACGGACCGGGGCGAGCACCCCACCGGTGCCGCCCTGATCGGTGACTACGCGAGCTGA
- the purF gene encoding amidophosphoribosyltransferase codes for MPRGDGRLNHDLLPGEKGPQDACGVFGVWAPGEEVAKLTYFGLYALQHRGQESAGIAVSNGSQILVFKDMGLVSQVFDETSLGSLQGHIAVGHARYSTTGASVWENAQPTFRATGHGSIALGHNGNLVNTAQLAEMVADLPKQEGGRTPRVAATNDTDLLTALLAAQVDEDGKPLTIEEAAHAVLPQVKGAFSLVFMDEHTLYAARDPQGIRPLVLGRLERGWVVASESAALDICGASYVREIEPGEFVAIDENGLRTSRFAEAKPKGCVFEYVYLARPDTDIAGRNVYLSRVEMGRKLAKEAPVEADLVIATPESGTPAAIGYAEASGIPFGAGLVKNAYVGRTFIQPSQTIRQLGIRLKLNPLKEVIKGKRLVVVDDSIVRGNTQRALVRMLREAGAAEVHIRISSPPVKWPCFFGIDFATRAELIANGMTIDEIGTSLGADSLAYISIDGMIEATTIAKPNLCRACFDGEYPMELPDPELLGKQLLETELAAGPAATAAADAIRRP; via the coding sequence GTGCCACGTGGTGACGGACGACTCAACCACGACCTGCTCCCCGGTGAGAAGGGCCCCCAGGACGCTTGTGGCGTCTTCGGTGTCTGGGCTCCGGGCGAAGAGGTCGCCAAGCTCACGTACTTCGGGCTCTACGCCCTCCAGCATCGAGGCCAGGAATCCGCGGGAATCGCGGTCAGCAACGGCTCACAGATCCTCGTCTTCAAGGACATGGGCCTGGTCTCCCAGGTATTCGACGAGACCTCCCTCGGTTCGCTCCAGGGTCACATCGCGGTCGGACACGCCCGCTACTCGACCACCGGTGCCTCCGTCTGGGAGAACGCCCAGCCGACCTTCCGCGCGACCGGACACGGATCCATCGCGCTCGGCCACAACGGCAATCTGGTCAACACTGCCCAGCTCGCCGAGATGGTCGCCGATCTGCCCAAGCAGGAAGGCGGCCGCACCCCGCGCGTCGCGGCGACCAACGACACCGACCTGCTCACCGCGCTCTTGGCGGCCCAGGTCGACGAGGACGGCAAGCCGCTGACCATCGAGGAGGCCGCCCACGCGGTCCTCCCGCAGGTCAAGGGAGCCTTCTCGCTCGTCTTCATGGACGAGCACACCCTGTACGCGGCCCGCGACCCGCAGGGCATCCGCCCGCTGGTCCTCGGCCGCCTGGAGCGCGGCTGGGTGGTCGCCTCCGAGTCCGCCGCCCTCGACATCTGCGGCGCCAGCTACGTCCGCGAGATCGAGCCGGGCGAGTTCGTCGCCATCGACGAGAACGGCCTGCGCACCTCCCGCTTCGCGGAAGCGAAGCCCAAGGGCTGTGTCTTCGAGTACGTGTACCTGGCCCGCCCGGACACCGACATCGCCGGCCGGAACGTGTACCTCTCCCGCGTGGAGATGGGCCGCAAGCTCGCCAAGGAAGCGCCCGTCGAGGCCGACCTGGTGATAGCGACCCCGGAGTCGGGCACGCCCGCGGCGATCGGCTACGCGGAAGCCTCCGGCATCCCGTTCGGCGCCGGCCTCGTCAAGAACGCCTACGTCGGCCGGACGTTCATCCAGCCCTCGCAGACCATCCGTCAGCTGGGCATCCGCCTGAAGCTGAACCCGCTGAAGGAAGTCATCAAGGGCAAGCGCCTGGTCGTCGTCGACGACTCGATCGTGCGCGGCAACACCCAGCGCGCCCTGGTCCGCATGCTCCGCGAGGCGGGCGCGGCCGAGGTCCACATCCGGATCTCCTCGCCGCCCGTTAAGTGGCCCTGCTTCTTCGGCATCGACTTCGCCACCCGCGCCGAGCTCATCGCCAACGGCATGACGATCGACGAGATCGGCACCTCCCTGGGCGCCGACTCCCTGGCCTACATCTCCATCGACGGCATGATCGAGGCGACCACCATCGCCAAGCCGAACCTGTGCCGTGCCTGCTTCGACGGCGAGTACCCGATGGAGCTCCCGGACCCCGAGCTGCTCGGCAAGCAGCTGCTGGAGACGGAGCTGGCCGCCGGCCCGGCCGCCACGGCCGCCGCCGACGCGATCCGCCGCCCGTAG
- a CDS encoding META domain-containing protein, whose product MDRQKQRMTLTAAAMLVPLMAACGSEKADSGSGSVGAERPVTGVRWSVDSVTADGKTQKAPTGAHVTIDKGRAEGSFGCNTFGADATVDGDRIRLSKTMATEMACENQPMAFEKTLARAFSDQELKAKVDDDRLTLTTAGGDTVRLTKAKDAPLAGTKWTVTTPKADGRAHLTFDEKKGTVSGRLGCNKVNAKATVSDGHITLGPPATTRMMCEDSLMADEKTLLRLFDGKLKYAVDHQTLTLTSENGTSVRAVAER is encoded by the coding sequence ATGGACAGGCAGAAGCAGCGCATGACCCTGACGGCCGCCGCCATGCTCGTCCCGCTCATGGCGGCCTGTGGCAGCGAGAAGGCGGACAGCGGCAGCGGCTCGGTCGGTGCCGAGCGGCCGGTCACCGGTGTGCGGTGGAGCGTGGACAGCGTCACCGCGGACGGCAAAACCCAGAAGGCACCCACCGGCGCCCACGTGACCATCGACAAGGGCAGGGCGGAGGGCAGCTTCGGCTGCAACACATTCGGCGCCGACGCCACCGTCGACGGCGACCGCATCCGGCTCAGCAAGACCATGGCCACGGAGATGGCCTGCGAGAACCAGCCCATGGCCTTCGAGAAGACCCTCGCTCGCGCCTTCTCCGACCAGGAGCTGAAGGCGAAGGTGGACGACGACCGCCTCACCCTCACCACCGCCGGCGGCGACACCGTCCGGCTGACCAAGGCGAAGGACGCCCCGCTGGCCGGCACCAAGTGGACCGTCACGACACCGAAGGCCGACGGCCGCGCCCACCTCACCTTCGACGAGAAGAAGGGCACCGTCTCCGGCCGCCTCGGCTGCAACAAGGTGAACGCCAAGGCCACGGTCAGCGACGGCCATATCACCCTCGGCCCCCCGGCCACGACCCGAATGATGTGCGAAGACTCACTCATGGCCGACGAGAAGACCCTGCTGCGCCTTTTCGACGGGAAGCTGAAGTACGCAGTCGATCACCAAACCCTCACGCTGACCAGCGAAAACGGGACGAGTGTGCGAGCGGTCGCCGAGCGGTGA